The genomic interval GTCGACCTGTGGGTCGAGGGCCTGATCGACCTGCCACCTTCCTGGTCGTACTCCGAGGCCACCGCGAACAGCGTGCTCTCGGCCGCTGCGGCTGCGATGGTCGGGCTGATCGGCTTCGTCGTCACGATCGGCGTGCTCGTGGTGCAGATGGCGACCGGCACGCTGTCGCCGCGCTTCATGCGGTTGTGGTACCGGGACCGGCTCCAGAAGTTCGTCCTCGCGGCCTTCACGGCCACGTTCACCTTTGCCTTCGCATTGTTGCGCCATGTGGAGGCCGACTCCGTGCCTGATCTGGGCATCTCCCTGGTCGGGCTGGCCGTCAGTATCGACCTGGTCCTCCTGCTGCTGTACTTCGACCGCTTCGTGCATGCCTTGCGGCCGGTCGCAGTCGCGGCGGCCATGGCCAAGGCCGGTCTGGCGATCGAGGCCGAGGAGGACGGCCTCGTAGCATCCGCCGGGAACGGTGACCGAGGGGTCGGACGTGGCGAGCCGGACGCACGGATCCTGGCACCCCGCTCGGGCGCCATCCAGAACGTCGACATCGCGGACCTTGTCCGGTACGCGGCGGATCGCGGCCAAGTCTGCGTCGTACCGCACACGATCGGGGACTTCGTCACCGCGGGGACTGTGCTGATGGAGGTTCACGGGAGAGCGAGCGAGACCGATCTGCGGCGATTGCGCGGAATGGTCTCGCTGGGCAGTGAGCGCACGATCGACCAGGACCCGGCCTTCGCGCTGCGCATCATGGTCGACATCGCGATCCGGGCGCTGTCGCCGGCGGTCAACGATCCCACCACGGCGACCCAGGTCCTCAACCACATCGACGATCTGCTCCTCGGGATCGGCTCCTCCGATCGAGCCTTCCGGGGAACCGCGCTCGACGCCGACGGGCAGGGCCGCCTGGTTGTCCGGACCCGTATCTGGTCGGAGTACCTCGACATAGGCGTGACCGAGATCCGCCAGTACGGCGCTGCCCCGCCGCAGATCTGCCGCCGATTGCGGGCCATGCTCGAGGATCTGTGCGACGGGGTCCCGCTCGCACGCCGGGCGGTCGTGCAGTCGCAACTCGACGCGCTGGACCGGGCGACCGACGCGGCGTTCGCCGACCCGGCCGAGCGGGCGCTGGCGCGGATGAGTGACCGGCAGGGCCTTGGCGCCACCCGGTCCGGTGAGACCTCCGATGCCCGCCGCTGCTGATGGCCGTCGTCGGCGCCGGCGCTTGAGCACCTAGGTCACGTCATCCAACCGGGATGAGGCATCCGGCCCGCACTCGTCGAAGGCTGCAGGCATGGCGGACGGTCAGCACTACGACGTGATCATCATCGGTACCGGAGCGGGAGGCGGCACACTGGCCCATCGGCCGGCGCCGCCCGGTAAACGGATCCTGCTCCTCGAACGCGGAGACTACCTGCCGCGAGAACGCGAGAACTGGGACTCCACGGCGACCACATCCTCGACGGGCTCGGCTGAGAGCCCAGCCGACCTGGACTGGTGAGGAGAACCGCTATGCCGACCGCCGACATGGACGCCCTGGTCATCTTCGGTGCGACCGGAGACCTCGCGAAGCTGGAGACCTTCCCCGCCCTGGTCGGGCTGGTCGAGCGGGGCGTGCTCGACGCGCCGATCATCGGGGTGGCCAAGAGCGGCTGGGGACTCGACCAGTTCCGCGCGTACGCGACGGCGTCGTTGCGGGCCAACGGGATCGACCCCGGCAAGCCCGCGGCAGCCGGCATGCTCGGCCTCCTCCGCTACATCGACGGCGATCTCGACGACGCCGCGACGTACGCCGCGATGGCCGACGAGATCGGCGCCGGGAAACGAGCCCTGTTCTACCTCGAAGTGCCGCCGCCGCTGTTCGGCCGGATCGCCGAGGGCATCGCGGGTGCGGGCAAGGCCGATGGGGCCCGGGTGATGGTCGAGAAGCCGTTCGGCACCGATCTCGCCGGCGCCCAGGAGCTCAACGCGACCATGAAGAAGGTCTTCCCCGGGGACGCCATCTACCGGGTGGACCACTGGCTCGGCCTCGACCCGCTGGAGAACGTGCTGTTCGCGCGTTTCGCCAACTCGGTGGTCGAACCGATGCTCAACCGCGACCACGTGGCGAGCATCCAGATCACCATGGCGGAGAACTTCGACGTGTCCGACCGCGGCAGTTTCTACGACCGCACCGGAGCGATCCGCGATGTTCTCCAGAACCACATGCTGCAGGTGCTCGCCTGTGTGACGGCCGACCCGCCGGGCCAGTTCCACGACGCGACCTGGCGGACGCAGAAGTCCGCTGTGATCAAGGCACTGCGACCACTCACCGCCGACGACACGGTGCGCGGGCAGTACGACGGTTACCTGGATGTCAACGGCGTCGATCCCACGTCGCGGACCGAGACGTACGTCGCGATCCGGCTCGCTCTCGACACCTGGCGCTGGGCCGGCGTACCGATCGCGATTCGGGCCGGGAAATGCCTGCCGGTCACCGCGACCGAGGTGATGATCCGCTTCCACCGCCCACCGCAGGACATCTTCGGGCTCGGGGACTCCAGCGTCGCGAACGAGTTACGGTTCCGGATCTGGCCGGAGAGCGAGGTCGGACTCGTCCTGTGCGGCAAGAAGCCCGGCGCCGGCTGGACCGCGCAGCCCGAGCACCTCACGTTCGCCGAGGTGGCGGGATCCGACCAGCGACCGTACGACCGGCTGATCGGGGCGGCGCTCCTGGGCCAGCAGTCGCTCTTCGCCGCGCAGGACACGGTCGAGGCCGCCTGGCGAGTGGTCGAGCCCGTGCTCGGTGACGTCGTCCCTGTCGTTCCGTACGCCAAGAACAGCTGGGGGCCGAAAGAGGCTGACGCCCTGCTGCCGCCCGGGGCGAGCTGGCATGACCCGGCCGGATGATCCAGGGGGCCGGTCGATGAGCGAGCGAACCAGCAGTGGCGCCGGGGACCGTCGGCGGGTGGTGATCGTGGGCGGGGGCTTCGCCGGCCTGTTCGCGGCGCGCGCGTTCCGGCGCCGACCGGTGCAGGTCGCCCTCGTGGACCGCGCCGCTCACCACCTGTTCCAGCCACTGCTGTACCAGTGCGCCACCGGCGTCCTGTCCGAGGGCGAGATCGCGATGCCGCTGCGGGCGATCCTGC from Kribbella sp. NBC_00709 carries:
- a CDS encoding DUF2254 domain-containing protein, whose translation is MSLAGAFRTRQFVRQSLWVVPLLGGVAGVVLSGVDLWVEGLIDLPPSWSYSEATANSVLSAAAAAMVGLIGFVVTIGVLVVQMATGTLSPRFMRLWYRDRLQKFVLAAFTATFTFAFALLRHVEADSVPDLGISLVGLAVSIDLVLLLLYFDRFVHALRPVAVAAAMAKAGLAIEAEEDGLVASAGNGDRGVGRGEPDARILAPRSGAIQNVDIADLVRYAADRGQVCVVPHTIGDFVTAGTVLMEVHGRASETDLRRLRGMVSLGSERTIDQDPAFALRIMVDIAIRALSPAVNDPTTATQVLNHIDDLLLGIGSSDRAFRGTALDADGQGRLVVRTRIWSEYLDIGVTEIRQYGAAPPQICRRLRAMLEDLCDGVPLARRAVVQSQLDALDRATDAAFADPAERALARMSDRQGLGATRSGETSDARRC
- a CDS encoding FAD-binding protein, which translates into the protein MADGQHYDVIIIGTGAGGGTLAHRPAPPGKRILLLERGDYLPRERENWDSTATTSSTGSAESPADLDW
- the zwf gene encoding glucose-6-phosphate dehydrogenase; protein product: MPTADMDALVIFGATGDLAKLETFPALVGLVERGVLDAPIIGVAKSGWGLDQFRAYATASLRANGIDPGKPAAAGMLGLLRYIDGDLDDAATYAAMADEIGAGKRALFYLEVPPPLFGRIAEGIAGAGKADGARVMVEKPFGTDLAGAQELNATMKKVFPGDAIYRVDHWLGLDPLENVLFARFANSVVEPMLNRDHVASIQITMAENFDVSDRGSFYDRTGAIRDVLQNHMLQVLACVTADPPGQFHDATWRTQKSAVIKALRPLTADDTVRGQYDGYLDVNGVDPTSRTETYVAIRLALDTWRWAGVPIAIRAGKCLPVTATEVMIRFHRPPQDIFGLGDSSVANELRFRIWPESEVGLVLCGKKPGAGWTAQPEHLTFAEVAGSDQRPYDRLIGAALLGQQSLFAAQDTVEAAWRVVEPVLGDVVPVVPYAKNSWGPKEADALLPPGASWHDPAG